One genomic segment of Mycolicibacterium gilvum includes these proteins:
- a CDS encoding transporter substrate-binding domain-containing protein, producing the protein MNARRRALLTVILMVAGMVTASGLAGPAAAQPSAVTVAVAPVTPFVINNDGIWSGFTVELWQAIASRERWTTDWLAVDTLDQQLAAVAEGRADVAAGAISVTADRRQRFDFSQPILDAGMQIIVPNHDPQPSSPGLREFLRLVFSGTMVTWLAAALAITILPAHLLWLIERRHTDPAVSKSYFPGIVEAFGWGLGTLAASDAASPRHWVGRAMGIGWAFIGIIFVAFYTANLTAALTVEKLDAQINGPNDLYGKSVCTEAKTTSAAYLTRIDVKPVLVPVIEQCYDGLRDDTYEAVVFDAPVLRYYVTHDGNGIAGMTGPVFHDEDYGLAMPVGSPLRARIDQALLELREDGTYDLIEEKWFGDDQDTEAGSGG; encoded by the coding sequence GTGAATGCTCGCCGGCGGGCGCTGCTCACCGTCATCCTGATGGTGGCGGGGATGGTCACGGCCAGTGGTCTGGCGGGACCGGCGGCGGCGCAACCGTCGGCCGTGACCGTCGCGGTCGCACCCGTCACCCCGTTCGTGATCAACAACGACGGCATATGGTCCGGTTTCACCGTCGAACTCTGGCAGGCGATCGCGAGTCGAGAACGGTGGACGACCGACTGGCTCGCGGTCGACACGCTGGACCAGCAGTTGGCCGCCGTCGCCGAGGGACGGGCCGACGTCGCGGCGGGCGCCATCTCGGTGACCGCCGACCGTCGCCAGCGGTTCGACTTCTCCCAGCCCATCCTCGACGCCGGGATGCAGATCATCGTTCCCAATCACGACCCGCAACCGTCGTCACCGGGGCTGCGTGAGTTCCTGAGGCTGGTGTTCTCCGGCACGATGGTGACGTGGCTGGCGGCCGCGCTGGCCATCACCATTCTTCCGGCGCACCTGCTGTGGCTGATCGAGCGCCGGCACACCGACCCCGCCGTGTCGAAGTCCTACTTTCCCGGCATCGTCGAGGCCTTCGGCTGGGGACTGGGCACGCTGGCTGCCTCCGACGCCGCCTCGCCTCGACACTGGGTGGGCCGCGCGATGGGGATCGGGTGGGCGTTCATCGGCATCATCTTCGTCGCGTTCTACACGGCCAACCTGACCGCCGCCCTGACCGTCGAAAAGCTCGACGCGCAGATCAACGGCCCGAACGACCTGTACGGCAAATCGGTGTGCACCGAGGCGAAGACGACCTCGGCGGCCTACCTGACCCGCATCGATGTGAAGCCCGTGCTGGTGCCGGTGATCGAGCAGTGTTACGACGGTCTGCGCGACGACACCTACGAGGCCGTCGTGTTCGACGCACCGGTGCTGCGCTACTACGTGACACATGACGGCAACGGCATCGCGGGGATGACCGGGCCGGTGTTCCACGACGAGGACTACGGTCTGGCGATGCCGGTGGGCAGCCCCCTGCGCGCACGGATCGACCAGGCACTGCTCGAACTACGCGAGGACGGCACCTACGACCTGATCGAGGAGAAGTGGTTCGGGGACGACCAGGACACCGAGGCGGGAAGTGGCGGATGA
- a CDS encoding ATP-grasp fold amidoligase family protein → MGAQSPWRERSRLVRALRLWRTRDPHTFREKVRYKMLRDHRALVVTFADKAAVRDYVAHRVGDRYLPYVHGIVDDPAMLPELPESFVIKPTHGSGAAIIVAPNAPADARLPPVAQSWTYAHIRPEFADRAQILAIATDWLTRLYGQGPNAEWVYGQVQRRILVEELLTRTDGGIPDDYKFFVFHGRCAYIEVDAGRFGSRTQDFFTADWTHLPLSGGLPWAQPEPRRPRTLDEMIEVAERLGAETDFVRVDLYDVDGRIVFGELTSFPAGGNSPFDPESFNAEFGRHWTVPRHYR, encoded by the coding sequence ATGGGTGCGCAATCTCCGTGGCGCGAGCGGAGCAGACTTGTACGGGCACTGCGTCTTTGGCGAACCCGCGACCCGCACACCTTCCGGGAGAAGGTGAGATACAAGATGCTGCGTGACCATCGCGCCCTGGTCGTCACCTTCGCCGACAAAGCCGCGGTGCGGGATTACGTGGCGCACAGGGTGGGAGACAGGTACCTGCCGTATGTGCACGGGATCGTCGACGACCCGGCGATGCTGCCCGAACTGCCCGAGTCCTTCGTGATCAAGCCGACGCACGGCAGCGGGGCCGCCATCATCGTCGCGCCGAATGCGCCTGCCGACGCCCGGCTGCCACCCGTCGCGCAGAGTTGGACGTACGCACACATCCGACCCGAGTTCGCCGATCGAGCACAGATCCTCGCGATCGCGACGGACTGGCTCACCCGGTTGTACGGGCAGGGACCCAACGCGGAGTGGGTCTACGGGCAGGTGCAGCGCCGGATTCTGGTCGAAGAACTGTTGACCCGCACCGACGGCGGCATCCCCGACGACTACAAGTTCTTCGTCTTCCACGGCAGGTGCGCCTACATCGAGGTCGACGCCGGCCGCTTCGGGTCGCGCACCCAGGACTTCTTCACCGCGGACTGGACGCACCTGCCGCTGAGTGGCGGCCTGCCGTGGGCGCAGCCCGAACCCCGCCGTCCGCGGACTCTGGACGAGATGATCGAGGTCGCCGAACGCCTCGGCGCAGAAACGGATTTCGTGCGCGTCGACCTCTACGACGTCGACGGTCGCATCGTCTTCGGCGAGCTCACGAGCTTCCCCGCCGGCGGCAACAGTCCCTTCGATCCCGAATCCTTCAACGCCGAGTTCGGACGCCACTGGACCGTCCCGCGTCATTACCGCTGA
- a CDS encoding SpoIIE family protein phosphatase, with translation MADDRNLPAFRRHGRQEGDRTDAEFDELIAARNQMDHLVRAIVAIGSDLDFSVTLERIVTAARELSGARYGGLGIRAAGGNLVSSVESGDEFDVAALAGLPIDGGLRIDDLRDHPEITDLQALNRPIRALLAIPVTVRGADFGSLYLADDRPGRVFSDAQESAVRALATAAAAAIDNARLFEREREAARWTKASREITTALLSGDPQTGPLQLIVNRALELAGAEQAILLVPLEPDVPAEDVDTLIVAATAGRYSSEVIGRQVPMAGSTTGGVARRGLPMITDSFQYPIEGFTDVGERSAIVMPLIVDDAVLGVIAVARRPNQPAFDEDYLELVSDFARHASIALALAAGREHALNRQLAQADSVSEAMAGAAEELRRLWRARRVLAVTFPTRSEAANVEPVVVSAGEHTTWRELPDGIRQILLSMRRGDLLTPNAAEPGTAGIAVQHPEGILVVWIELAEHRSFTLEDQTLLTVLAGRLSAGLQRVHQVDQQRETALALQHAILGPAHLPPGFTVRYQAASRPLQVGGDWYDVVDLDDGRIALIVGDCVGHGLAAATVMGQVRSACRALLLENPSPGAALSGMDRFAARLPGAQCTTAVVMVLDPASGEIAYSSAGHPPPLVVHADGEVETFDDAHTIALGLRLNWARPETRRTLEVGSTLVLYTDGLVERRRIPLEEGISRATDVVVEHRAAPLDDLANAIMSELAPSVGYQDDVALLLYRHPAPLELTFPAHADHLAPTRTALRRWLSGAKVEQGRVMEVLVAAGEAVANAIEHGHRHGPPGTVRLRATALVDLVELIITDSGSWKPPSAIPDTYRGRGIGIMRGLMQDVTIAHDSDGTTIHLYARIS, from the coding sequence ATGGCCGACGACAGGAACCTCCCCGCGTTCCGTCGTCATGGACGTCAGGAAGGCGACCGGACCGACGCCGAATTCGACGAGCTGATAGCCGCCCGCAACCAGATGGATCACCTGGTCCGGGCCATCGTCGCGATCGGCTCGGACCTGGATTTCAGTGTGACGCTCGAACGCATCGTCACCGCGGCCCGCGAGTTGAGCGGTGCCCGCTACGGAGGTCTCGGGATACGGGCAGCCGGGGGCAACCTCGTCTCGTCCGTCGAATCCGGTGATGAGTTCGATGTCGCGGCGCTCGCCGGGTTGCCGATCGACGGCGGACTGCGGATCGACGATCTGCGGGACCATCCCGAGATCACCGACCTCCAGGCGCTCAATCGCCCGATCCGGGCGCTGCTGGCGATCCCGGTCACGGTCCGCGGAGCCGATTTCGGCTCCCTCTATCTCGCCGACGACCGTCCGGGACGGGTGTTCTCCGACGCCCAGGAGAGCGCGGTCCGTGCGTTGGCGACCGCCGCGGCGGCCGCGATCGACAACGCTCGGCTCTTCGAACGGGAACGCGAGGCGGCGAGATGGACGAAGGCGAGCCGCGAGATCACGACAGCGCTGCTGTCGGGAGATCCGCAGACGGGGCCCCTTCAGCTCATCGTGAACCGGGCGCTGGAACTGGCCGGCGCCGAGCAGGCGATCCTGCTGGTGCCGCTGGAACCCGACGTGCCCGCCGAGGACGTCGACACCCTGATCGTTGCGGCGACCGCGGGCCGGTACTCCTCGGAGGTCATCGGGCGGCAGGTCCCGATGGCGGGTTCCACCACGGGAGGTGTCGCACGCCGCGGTCTGCCGATGATCACCGACTCCTTCCAGTATCCGATCGAGGGCTTCACCGATGTGGGGGAGCGGTCGGCGATCGTGATGCCGCTGATCGTCGATGACGCCGTGCTGGGGGTCATCGCGGTGGCCCGGCGTCCGAACCAGCCGGCGTTCGACGAGGATTACCTCGAACTCGTCAGCGACTTCGCCCGCCATGCCTCCATCGCGCTCGCGCTCGCGGCCGGTCGGGAGCATGCGCTCAATCGTCAGCTGGCACAAGCTGATTCGGTGAGCGAAGCGATGGCCGGAGCCGCCGAGGAACTGCGTCGGCTCTGGCGTGCGCGCCGTGTCCTGGCCGTCACGTTCCCGACCCGGTCCGAAGCCGCCAACGTCGAACCCGTGGTGGTGTCGGCTGGTGAGCACACCACCTGGCGGGAGTTGCCCGACGGCATCCGCCAGATCCTCCTGTCGATGCGCAGGGGCGACCTGCTCACGCCGAACGCGGCCGAGCCCGGGACCGCCGGAATCGCCGTCCAGCATCCCGAGGGAATCCTCGTGGTCTGGATAGAACTCGCCGAGCACCGCTCCTTCACGCTGGAGGACCAGACGCTGCTGACCGTGCTCGCCGGGCGCCTGAGTGCGGGACTGCAACGGGTCCACCAGGTGGATCAGCAGCGCGAGACGGCACTGGCCCTCCAGCACGCGATCCTGGGACCGGCCCATCTCCCACCGGGTTTCACGGTGCGCTACCAGGCGGCCAGTCGACCCCTGCAGGTCGGTGGCGACTGGTATGACGTCGTCGATCTCGACGACGGCCGCATCGCGCTCATCGTCGGCGACTGCGTCGGTCACGGGCTGGCGGCCGCCACCGTGATGGGACAGGTGCGCAGCGCCTGTCGGGCGCTGCTGCTGGAGAATCCCAGTCCCGGCGCGGCGCTGAGCGGGATGGACCGCTTCGCCGCGCGCCTGCCGGGCGCGCAGTGCACCACCGCCGTGGTGATGGTGCTCGATCCGGCGTCCGGCGAGATCGCGTATTCGAGCGCCGGGCACCCGCCTCCGTTGGTCGTGCACGCCGACGGTGAGGTGGAGACGTTCGACGACGCCCACACCATCGCGCTGGGTCTGCGGCTGAACTGGGCGCGGCCCGAGACCCGTCGGACGCTCGAGGTCGGCTCGACGCTGGTGCTCTACACCGACGGTCTGGTCGAACGCCGCCGAATCCCGTTGGAGGAGGGGATCTCCCGCGCCACCGATGTCGTCGTGGAACACCGCGCCGCCCCGCTCGACGACTTGGCGAACGCGATCATGTCCGAGCTTGCGCCCAGCGTGGGCTATCAGGACGATGTCGCGCTTCTGCTCTACCGCCACCCGGCTCCGCTGGAGCTCACCTTCCCCGCCCACGCAGACCATCTGGCGCCGACGCGGACTGCTCTGCGGCGTTGGCTCTCGGGGGCGAAAGTGGAGCAGGGCCGTGTGATGGAGGTTCTCGTGGCAGCAGGCGAGGCGGTTGCGAATGCCATCGAGCACGGCCACCGACACGGTCCGCCGGGAACCGTGCGACTGCGGGCCACCGCCCTGGTCGATCTGGTCGAGTTGATCATCACCGACAGCGGCTCCTGGAAGCCGCCGTCGGCGATCCCGGACACCTACCGCGGTCGAGGCATCGGCATCATGCGGGGCCTCATGCAGGACGTCACCATCGCCCACGATTCCGACGGGACGACGATCCATCTCTACGCGAGGATCAGCTGA
- a CDS encoding MFS transporter, whose amino-acid sequence MTIATPSDPATLRRVALSSLLGTAIEYYDFLVYGTMSALVFGRVFFPDSDPAVATIAAFGTLAAGYVARPVGGILFGHFGDRLGRKRMLVLTMGLMGAASFAIGLLPTFAAVGVTAPLLLVALRVIQGIAIGGEWGGATLMVTEHAEPHRRGFWNGVMQMGSPIGSLLSVTVVTAITLLPDEAFVSWGWRVPFLLSVVLLAIGVYVRVSITESPVFEQAKPKVVESRRIPLIEVLRRPRNLILACAVGIGPFALTALISTHMISYATSIGYHRTDVMTSLVFTSLSALIAIPVFSALSDRVGRRPVMLVGGVAIICYAWPFYWLVDMRAMAWLVVAMMVAQIVQSLMYAPLGALYSEMFGTTVRYTGASMGYQLAALVGAGFTPMIASSLLVDEVTSVPLVVLAMGCGAVTVLAVWRIRETQGVDLAGIDSGRNAVRTP is encoded by the coding sequence GAACAGCCATCGAGTACTACGACTTCCTGGTGTACGGCACGATGAGCGCGCTGGTGTTCGGCAGGGTGTTCTTCCCGGATTCCGATCCCGCGGTCGCGACCATCGCCGCATTCGGCACGCTGGCCGCCGGATACGTCGCCCGACCGGTCGGCGGCATCCTGTTCGGTCACTTCGGAGACCGTCTGGGACGCAAGCGAATGCTGGTTCTGACGATGGGCCTGATGGGCGCCGCGAGCTTCGCCATCGGACTGCTCCCGACGTTCGCCGCGGTCGGCGTGACGGCGCCACTGCTGCTCGTCGCTCTACGTGTGATCCAGGGGATCGCGATCGGCGGAGAGTGGGGCGGGGCCACCCTCATGGTCACCGAGCACGCCGAACCTCATCGCCGTGGATTCTGGAACGGTGTCATGCAGATGGGCTCACCCATCGGCTCACTGCTGTCGGTCACCGTCGTCACGGCGATCACGCTGCTGCCCGACGAGGCGTTCGTCTCCTGGGGATGGCGGGTGCCGTTCCTGCTCAGCGTGGTGCTGCTGGCGATCGGTGTCTACGTGCGCGTATCCATCACCGAGAGCCCCGTTTTCGAGCAGGCGAAACCGAAGGTTGTTGAGAGCAGGCGCATCCCGCTGATCGAGGTGCTGCGGCGGCCCCGCAACCTGATCCTCGCCTGCGCGGTGGGCATCGGGCCGTTCGCGCTCACCGCCCTGATCAGCACCCACATGATCAGCTACGCCACATCGATCGGCTATCACCGCACCGATGTGATGACATCTCTGGTGTTCACCTCGCTGTCCGCGCTGATCGCCATCCCGGTGTTCTCCGCGCTGTCCGACCGGGTGGGGCGCCGACCGGTCATGCTGGTCGGCGGCGTCGCGATCATCTGCTACGCATGGCCGTTCTACTGGTTGGTGGACATGCGGGCGATGGCATGGCTGGTCGTCGCGATGATGGTCGCGCAGATCGTCCAGTCGTTGATGTACGCACCGCTGGGCGCGCTGTACTCCGAGATGTTCGGAACCACGGTGCGCTACACCGGAGCCTCCATGGGATATCAACTTGCGGCATTGGTCGGTGCCGGATTCACCCCGATGATCGCCAGCAGCCTGCTCGTCGACGAGGTGACCAGTGTGCCGTTGGTGGTGCTGGCGATGGGTTGCGGCGCCGTCACCGTGCTCGCCGTCTGGCGGATCCGGGAGACCCAGGGTGTCGATTTGGCCGGCATCGACTCTGGGCGCAACGCGGTCCGTACACCGTGA